The genomic DNA GCGCGCCTCCAGACTGACAGCGATGCCTGAGGAAAGTACGCAAGACGCATCAAGCTCCCCCGATTCCCCCGCTGACAGTCTCAGCAATAGCGAGGGAGAGCTCGACAGACAACCGAAAAGATGTGGGAGGAAGAGACGACCAAGCAGCAAAAACGGGGAGGATTCCGATAGCCCGACCCTGGGGAAAAGGGGCAAAAAGTCTAGTAGCAGCAGCCCGCGGTCTTTCGAAGAACTACAGACACAGCGAGTCATGGCCAACGTACGTGAGCGACAGAGGACGCAGTCACTGAACGAAGCCTTCGCTGCACTGAGGAAAATTATACCCACCTTGCCCTCAGACAAACTGAGCAAAATCCAGACACTTAAACTTGCCGCCAGGTATATTGATTTCCTCTGTCAAGTTCTACAGAGCGATGAACTGGACTCGAAAATGTCCAGCTGTAGTTATGTGGCCCATGAGAGATTAAGTTATGCATTCTCTGTATGGAGAATGGAGGGCGCCTGGTCTATGTCTGCATCTCACTAACGTTTGTGAACTCTGGCGCTAAATGGTGTAGAGTGCTTTCAAGacgctgtttgtttttaacttcgAACTGACTGAACGAAACGCTGACTTGTAAGTGATGCCTTGTTTTTGTCGTTACAGCAAAAGTCCCACCTCTGCGCAGTTCtgtattgttttaaatatttattgcgCAGATTACACCAGAGGAAAGAGAGTACCTCAATAATATAACGTTTACTTTGGCTTTCCAACGAAGAATATtcatggatttttaaaaaaaaaaatgttactgcACAAGTAAAAAAAGAATCCAGTTGACTATTACGAGGGCAATAGGTCAACATAAAAGACCAAAGTAGTCGACAGGTGCCAGTCGCCTTGACTGGAAAGGCACGAGCGGATCAATGTACGACACCAGTGATGGGAGTTATTGCAAAGCgttttggaggaaaaaataTTGTCACTAAATACAAGGAAGGAGAGAAGGCCGCGAGCGATCAAGGGTTCGGTGCTGGACCGAGAAACGGTCTGCGGCCTGTGCTCCGTGCCGACTGTGCTCTTGTTGACGGTGAATGAATGTTTGAAATGGATATTTCATGCATGTACCCTGACTCAGCAGTGCGTCGCCTTTTCTCATAAAGGTGGTAATGCTTCAAACTGACTGTGATTTAAAACTATTGCTGGGGAACGAATTTGTTAGTAAATGGTCTTAAATATGGCTCGAACCTGTGCGGAGTAGTTTAGATCTACgacttctttatttatttattactggCACGATTTGATGAAGAGAGATTACATCCTGTGTCAACATCCGCCCttatttttatgacatttgtaaataaatttgTATTTTCTGCAATAAAGTGAAATAACTGAAACTTCAAAATCCCTAATTTTAATTCACTGACTTAACTTTGAGGCCTATCTGATATTTGTACATTAATATATTTGATATAGTCTAGTCAGAGTCGTGGGGTAACGTcatatttaattgtttaaaataatttagGTTGAAAATTAAGCGAAGTTGGTTTAAAACGTAATAGTTTCACTTTGTTGAATGTGGAAGGCCGCGTTTTACTGCCATTTTGCCACATAAACGAACAAGCTAAAAACTGAAAACCATAATTATTGTTATCATAATTTGAAAAAGTAGAATCACAATCTCATGTTGATGGCGAATAGGCTATAGAGCCATCGAGCATGGTGAGCAGGAAAGTTTacgaaaacaaaaatgtacctAAAATATAGAGTTTCACGTGCAGAGTACCAGTCGATAAGTGTTGTCATCAACTCAGTTGTGTATGACGTGCTGGACAAATCCCGCGTGATGTCAGCGCGATGGACAGTGAATAATGAAATCCGATGTGTAGACATTTTGACAGCAAAACCTTCATTCGTTCACTTATTTGTTtgaactttttctgttttaagtgtGGTGTGATTGCCTGGTCTGTATCGGCTCGGGTAAACTGTTTTCCagagcagaaacacactcacacgacTCGGCCACTTTTAAAGGGGATTATGTCATATGCAGTTTGCCTAATTATAATAATCTACATGGTAAACAAtggtaaacttttttttattattaggcctatcattattattcttattattattattcctcttattattattattattattattattattattattattattatgatgatgatacGGCACCCGCTTTTGGATGGTTCGTCATGTGTTCCTTTGCTCTGATGATTCTGAGTTAATGTTTTTGAGAACAGCGCATATCAggtaaatgttaaaaaaaaaaaaatcaaaaacaaaaaaaacactgcccaTCAGATCGTCCACACCGAACCTTCATAAACAGCATAGATGACTGCATTTTCCCGTTCGTTCGCAATTTAACACACAAATTCAACATGAAAATGGAGTCAGATCTTTTCGAAGGAAATgctagtattttttttatagtaaTGAGCTGATTTACCTGCACATTAAATTAATGTCTGTGGATGCGTTAGTCCCAAGGTCGCGTGATTGAGATATTTTTTGGTTTCTGTCAGATGTGTTGGATTCAATGTGGGTTTGAAACATGCATGTCTATGAGCTGGCCGGAGGCACTGGTTTTATATCGAGTCTGGGAAACCGTTTTGGGCCTAGCTACCTCTCTCCTGAATTCTCTGGCCAAAAAGCACGTGTCCGTTTGAAGGTGTGTAATTGGGTTTTTAGGCATGTATGGAATTCCCAGATGTCTATGAAATTTAAACCGCCTCAGCAGGCCACTGAAAGGCGGAGTGGGTTAAACTCTCTTGTACACAGCGGTTTGTTTTTACGACGGCAACTATAATTTTAACATAAATAAGACTGAAAACCCCTTCGGGCAAATCAGGAGTTACCTTAAAAACTGTATGCAAAACACTGCAAAGGTGCAAACCCACCAGTGATTTAAGATTCATGTAAAACAGcgtcatttacatttaattatcATTTGTAAAATGCCATAGCCTATTTATTAGGTCTAAAGTAGACAATATTTGCTGGGCCTGAAGCCTATCGGTTTTAGCCCCCGTTGCTCGGTGAAATAGCGAGGACAAAGTTCCTGCATTTGGAGGGGATTTGGCACAGGCATTCTCGAGCCACGCGAACGAAACTTATTTTGACCAGATGTTAGCATTTTTTTGAGTCACGTGAATTGAACAGATGTTTCAAATGCAGGGATCCGCCTTTAGAATCGGCTGTAGTGAGAATGAGctcaaaacaaagcatttttgCTAGTTTgtagaagagagagtgagactgtacCGCGCGAGGCTCTCTGCATGACCAGAGTCTTCTGAGACTTTTGGATTGTCGATCAGTTGAGCCAGTTGGATCAAACTTCGCGGGACTGCAACTCCAAGAATACGCATGGGACTTCCCTGAAGACAGGCCCAAAGCTGAATGAGCAGGTACTGTAAAGTTACTGGAAATGGATTCGGATATGCTTACATACGCTTACATtttctgtatatacatatgtgtgtgtgtgtgtgtgtgtgtgttgtacatatatatatatatgcaataaAGGGTCAAGTTCAAAGAAGGcacaaaaaatatgtttattatgTGTGAGGTTTAAAGTTAGTACGTGTGAAAATTAAAGAAATGATCGTAATTTTGTAAATATGAGTGTTTTCTCCTATTGTCAGAACAATCTACATACATTTCACGATTATTTTCACATGGATGCAAACAACGTTTAGGACTTCACATCAGAATGATTTTTCTAAGTGCAAATGAAATGCTGCGCTCTTCACGTGCATCTGTACAATCGCGTTATGCTACAGAATTTCAAAAATGCTGTGGCGAGATTGCGTTCTGTATAATAAAgcgtttttctctttgtcattaTCGTTAAGGGGCAATAACTCATCTGCACTGTTTCAAAATCaaagcatttatttaaaacGAGGGGTCAAATTCTGTAATTATGTGAATTGGTggttttatggaaaaaaaagttttcttggGTCTCAGTAATTTATTCCACGCGAGTGAGAAGTGGTTAATAAATAACTTCTGGGCCTAGTTTGAGGATATCAATATGCAGATTatgatgtgttaatgtgtaatttACAGTATAAGATGTAAAATGCATGAATAATTCTTAAGATATCTTACACTGACAGTGTTACCCTTTTGTGAGTTTATATGCAATTTGGTCGAAGCAGAAAAAGTGAGTttcaggagacagagaaaattagTCTAAGCTATGTATGTGAATGGAtgagtaaacacagtgttttcagtgattctgttttctgtgtggcaGGGCTAACGGACTGTGCCCATTACAAAGGCATGTGTGACTAACAGCTATAACCCTGTGGCCCTGACGCCCGTGTCTTGGCACACAGTGGTTTTACAAGAACACTAACGTGTAATCAAAATCTTATCCTATAAGTGTATATTGTAAGTCATATTGTCCTGTTGCCATTTGTACTTGCATGCATACAAACGTATTTTAGAAATGTACACTGAAGAAAACATCATTCTGAACAAGGGCCTAATATTGCATACACTGATGTTAGCCAAGGGTGATATTCTACTGATCATATTAACTCTTGTTCATACTGTCATATTATTAATGTGTTattgtcattctgtgtgtttgatgtcatGGCTTGTTGGTTATTAAGCGCAGTGACAGGTGTAAAACCCAGCACCCAGCCGATTTCTCACACGCCACACACAATAGTATATCACTAACAGTGGCTTTCTCTGGGTTTCAGCAGATGAATTGAAATGCCTCAGCATTCACCTCTGCTCTATTGAATCAGAAAGATCTCACCCAGAGCTCCCAGTGAAATCATGCTCTTCAGTAATACAGGATACAATACAGTCATTTAGTGATCAGACCAATCTCACCCAGAGCTCATGGTGAAATCATGCTCTTCAGTAAGACAGGATAAAATACAGTCATTTAGTGAT from Chanos chanos chromosome 8, fChaCha1.1, whole genome shotgun sequence includes the following:
- the twist1b gene encoding twist-related protein 1b translates to MPEESTQDASSSPDSPADSLSNSEGELDRQPKRCGRKRRPSSKNGEDSDSPTLGKRGKKSSSSSPRSFEELQTQRVMANVRERQRTQSLNEAFAALRKIIPTLPSDKLSKIQTLKLAARYIDFLCQVLQSDELDSKMSSCSYVAHERLSYAFSVWRMEGAWSMSASH